The nucleotide window CATGATCTGTGGCCTGCCGCCTGGATTTGCGCCTGTGTTACCAGCTCAGCGGCCAAGAGCGCATCGACCTGGCCGGGTGTGATGTGACGGCACAGCGGATGGCGATCCGTGACCCAATTCGCCAGGCCAGCCAGCATCTCGGCTTTCACTGCCTTCGTCTGTTCGCGGTTCGTGGCGATGTACTCGACGTGAGTACGCCACCGCGCAGAATTGAACCAATTGTCTGAGAAGCAGACCTTGGACCGGGTGAAGCCCGCACTCTCCGTGGCGTATGCCTTGACGGCTTCGGTCAGGTCTTTGGCGCTGACGCCTTCGTCCAGCGCCGCTCTGATGCGCCTCAGGCAGTCGGCCTTCCCGCGCAAACGGTCGGGCGGATAGGAGGCCAAAATCCTCTCAGCCTCTTCATCCACCGCCACCACGCTATCGCGCGTAGGAGGTTCTTTCATAGGTTCAATGGTAAGGTTCCTGTCCCGGTTTGAGACTACCCCAGTCTCACCTCCGGGACTTTTCCCCCTCTTTTTTGAGACATTTCCCCCCGTCTCAATTTGAGACGCAACCCCATTTGGACCGCGGCCTCTTCCCTCAGGGCGGGCGCTAGGGCCAAGGGTTATATCGAGGTGCAACTCATACTGGTTGGCCCCTCGCCCACCATCACCATCACCGCGAGCATGGCGCGTGACAAGCCCGCATTCCTCCAAGGTCGCCATGCGACGAAACAGAGTTGCACGGCCCATCTCGCATTCATCCGCCAATCGCTGTGCGCTTGGGTTGCACTGGCCGGTTTCTTTGTTGTGAAAATCCGCCAGTTGGATCAGCACAATCTTGGCGGCGGGCTTCAAGCCTTTGACATTCGCGGCCCAGATCAAGGCCATGCCGCTCATGATCTTGGTCCGGCGAAAACAGCAGTATCAGGTTCATACCTTGTTCGGCATATGTCCTGATACCAATTTGGGGCTAAGCGCCTGTTTTCATGTAAAAGGAGACTGGATTGCAAATCCGTGTACACCGGTTCGATTCCGGTACTCGCCTCCATCCCATCCCCCGAACTGCGAGCCGACCTTTGTGCCCGCCGCCACCTTTCGGTCGCGCGGAAAGGGTGTAAAAGGGCGCAAATGTCTCTAGCCGGATGTGCCAAGCCGTGAAAGTCAGCATCATCATCCCCTCGCGGGAACGGGCCTATTACCTGAACGCCGCGATCCAGTCCGTGCTGGATATCGACGATGACGGTATCGAGCTGATCGTGGCCGACAATGCCTCCACCGATAACACGAAAGAGGTGGTGGAGGCTTTCGACGATCCGCGCCTGGTCTATCTGCCGTCGGAAAGGCGCGTGTCGATGCGGGAGAATTTCAACCGCTCCATCCTCGCCAGTTCCGGTGATTACATCATCACGTTCGGCGATGACGACGCGATCGTACCGGGGCAGTTTCCGGCCCTGCGCAAGATCCTGGAGACGCACGAGCCCGACGGCGTGAACTGGTTCAAATCCGGGTATTTCTGGCCCGTGGACGGCTATATGCCCAAACGCGCGGGCTCAATCCGGCTTTATCGCAGCCGGACGTTCAACCGGCCGGTGCCGTATGATCCGGCGGCACAGCTTCCCGCGCTTCTGGCGTGTGAGACCCACAACCTCTTCCCCGCGCCCAACATCTACCACGGCTGCATCTCGCGCGCCTATCTGGAGCGGGTGAAGCCCGGCCCCGACCTCTATTTCGACGGCACGATCCCGGACGTGAACTTCCAGTATCGCGCAATCTTCAACGGTGGGAATTTCCTTGAGGTGCTCCACCCGTTCACGATCAACGGCGCCTCGCCCAAAAGCAACGGACACGCGCAGCTGAACATCCACGGGGCTAAGGGCGCCGAACAGATTGCGCGCATGTTCACCGAAGAAAACCGCGCCGATCCCTACGACGACATCATCGACCATTGCGAGACGATTGACCTGGTGATCTTCGCAACCCTCGAAACCCTGCGCCAGCGCAGCGGGTTCATGGACCATCGCCCCGATTACCAGCGCTGGTATCACTATGCCATGAAGGGCCGCGAACGCCGCCCCGACAAGGCCCCGGAGATCGAGGCGACCCTGCGCGCCCATGCGGAGGCCACTGGCAGCCTTGCGGAATTCGAGGCGCAGGCCGAGGCGGAAATGCCCAAGCGCACCGCGCGGCAGCGGATCAAGAAGGGCCTGGGCGAGATCGGGAATTTCAAGCTGTCATGCGAGCTGAATGGCGAAAACACCATCCTGAATGGCGTGCGCATCGTGGATCACATGCTGGGCGACGCCATGGTCGATGTGACGGACGGCAAGCTCAGCGCCTCGGCCGCCTGGCGCGCGGCCAGATCGCGCGCCAAGGCCTTTGACGGGAGCCTATGACACCCGCTTGAGATAGCCGTCATGGGCGACGGTGATCTGTAGCTTGTCGGCGATATCCTTCTGGATCTCGAATTCCGGGTGCGATTCCAGGTAATCCCAGACCGCCGTCTTCGGATTGTCGCCCTTGCCCCAGGGCCGGTCGGGATAGGCATCGTCATCCATATCCTCGATCAGCGTGTCGAAGACCACGCAATAGCTGCCGACGGAGGTCAGGGGGGCATAGGCCTCCAACTCGGCGCGGACATGGTCGTGGGTGTGGTTGCTGTCGAGGCAGACCAGAACG belongs to Hasllibacter sp. MH4015 and includes:
- a CDS encoding glycosyltransferase family 2 protein, producing MKVSIIIPSRERAYYLNAAIQSVLDIDDDGIELIVADNASTDNTKEVVEAFDDPRLVYLPSERRVSMRENFNRSILASSGDYIITFGDDDAIVPGQFPALRKILETHEPDGVNWFKSGYFWPVDGYMPKRAGSIRLYRSRTFNRPVPYDPAAQLPALLACETHNLFPAPNIYHGCISRAYLERVKPGPDLYFDGTIPDVNFQYRAIFNGGNFLEVLHPFTINGASPKSNGHAQLNIHGAKGAEQIARMFTEENRADPYDDIIDHCETIDLVIFATLETLRQRSGFMDHRPDYQRWYHYAMKGRERRPDKAPEIEATLRAHAEATGSLAEFEAQAEAEMPKRTARQRIKKGLGEIGNFKLSCELNGENTILNGVRIVDHMLGDAMVDVTDGKLSASAAWRAARSRAKAFDGSL